A stretch of Amycolatopsis balhimycina FH 1894 DNA encodes these proteins:
- a CDS encoding PaaX family transcriptional regulator: MTAVPEATELDGSGRAAQPRQLIVTVYGLYSRTEGGWLSVASLIDLLAAVGVDEPAVRSSISRLKRRGILEAVRRDATAGYELSDEAREILREGDERIFRRARATPADGWLLAVFSVPETERHKRHLLRTQLARMGFGTAASGVWIAPAHLHAATEEALTRLGLAEYADLFRADHLAFGDVVAKVREWWDLDRLDELYTTFLDEHGPALRRWQRRKSADDHEAFADYVRVLTGWRRMPYLDPGLPAEFLPRDWSGIRAAELFFELHAQLETPAREYVAKSINFG, from the coding sequence ATGACGGCCGTACCCGAGGCAACCGAACTGGACGGCTCCGGCCGGGCCGCGCAGCCTCGTCAGCTCATCGTGACGGTGTACGGCCTCTACTCGCGCACGGAAGGCGGCTGGCTGTCGGTCGCCTCGCTGATCGACCTGCTCGCCGCCGTCGGCGTCGACGAGCCCGCGGTGCGCTCGTCGATCTCGCGGCTGAAGCGGCGCGGCATCCTTGAGGCGGTCCGCCGCGACGCCACGGCGGGCTACGAGCTGTCCGACGAGGCGCGCGAGATCCTGCGCGAGGGTGACGAGCGGATCTTCCGCCGTGCGCGCGCGACCCCGGCCGACGGCTGGCTGCTCGCGGTGTTCTCGGTGCCCGAGACCGAGCGCCACAAGCGCCACCTCCTGCGTACCCAGCTCGCCCGGATGGGCTTCGGGACGGCCGCGTCCGGCGTCTGGATCGCCCCGGCGCACCTCCACGCGGCGACCGAAGAAGCGCTGACCCGGCTCGGCCTGGCCGAGTACGCCGACCTGTTCCGCGCCGACCACCTCGCGTTCGGCGACGTCGTGGCGAAGGTCCGCGAGTGGTGGGACCTCGACCGGCTGGACGAGCTGTACACGACCTTCCTCGACGAGCACGGCCCGGCGCTGCGCCGCTGGCAGCGCCGCAAGTCGGCGGACGACCACGAGGCCTTCGCCGACTACGTCCGCGTGCTGACCGGCTGGCGGCGGATGCCCTACCTCGACCCCGGCCTGCCCGCGGAGTTCCTGCCCCGCGACTGGTCCGGGATCCGCGCGGCCGAGCTGTTCTTCGAGCTGCACGCGCAGCTGGAGACGCCGGCCAGGGAGTACGTCGCGAAGTCGATCAACTTCGGCTGA
- a CDS encoding RidA family protein — protein MERINPPELGKPSGFSHAVVAEGRVVFLAGQTALDASNKIVGDGVVEQFERALGNLLTSLRAAGGAPEDLCGVTIYIVDMADYRAHAREIGAVWRRLAGTEYPAMAGIGVDRLWDDEALVEVQGFAVLSRS, from the coding sequence ATGGAACGCATCAACCCGCCGGAGCTGGGCAAGCCGTCCGGGTTCTCGCACGCGGTGGTGGCCGAGGGCCGGGTCGTCTTCCTCGCCGGCCAGACGGCGCTGGACGCGTCGAACAAGATCGTCGGAGACGGCGTCGTCGAGCAGTTCGAACGCGCGCTCGGCAACCTGCTGACGTCGCTGCGGGCGGCGGGCGGCGCCCCGGAAGACCTCTGCGGCGTGACGATCTACATCGTCGACATGGCGGACTACCGCGCCCACGCGCGCGAGATCGGCGCGGTCTGGCGGCGGCTCGCGGGCACGGAGTACCCGGCGATGGCCGGCATCGGCGTCGACCGGCTTTGGGACGACGAAGCCTTGGTCGAGGTCCAGGGCTTCGCGGTGCTCAGCCGAAGTTGA
- a CDS encoding bifunctional salicylyl-CoA 5-hydroxylase/oxidoreductase, with the protein MRIAVIGGGPAGLYFAALAKQLGPAHEITVWERNAPDDTFGFGVVFSDETLGGIEHADAAVHDAMRAEFARWDDIDVHYRGTVTTSGGHGFAAMSRKRLLGILQSRCAELGVGLRFREEAPADLSGYDLVIAADGVNSAMRARYAGTFRPSVETRRCRYIWLGTDLVFDAFKFHVLETPAGIMQIHGYPYGRDGSTFILEVQEDVWQRTFGPIAATSLPPGQSDEKSIALIRELCADVLGGHRIMANNSKWVSFGTVRCETWVHGNVVLLGDAAHTAHFSIGSGTKLAMEDALALAACLHENDGVAEALKAYELERRPVVTSTQRAAQASLEWFENIAQYAHQEPPQFAFNLLTRSRRVTYDNLRLRDPEFAAELDHWFARSLGTTSRPPMFQPFSLGGLELPNRIIVSPMDMYSAVDGVPGDFHLVHLGSKALGGAGLVMTEMVCVSPEGRITPGCGGLYTPEQEAAWKRIVDFVHAQTPARIGVQLGHSGRKGSTKLMWDGIDEPLPSGNWEVCAPSALPYSERNQVPRELSTTDLSEIRDQFVACAQAAARAGFDVLELHCAHGYLLSSFLSPLTNQRTDSYGGSLENRLRFPLAVFDAVRAAWPASRPMTVRISATDWCEGGIDADDAVEIARAFAAHGAAGIDVSTGQVVSEERPQYGRSYQTPYADRIRNEIGEEYGIAVIAVGAISSYDDVNSLILAGRADLCALGRTHLYDPQWTLHAAAEQGYPVAWPKPFAAGNRKPQTGRSDGPEPRLDLVRSGPAGTAHARWRPGASS; encoded by the coding sequence GTGCGAATCGCGGTCATCGGTGGCGGCCCGGCGGGTCTGTACTTCGCCGCGCTCGCGAAGCAGCTCGGCCCAGCCCACGAAATCACCGTCTGGGAGCGCAACGCGCCGGACGACACCTTCGGCTTCGGCGTGGTGTTCTCCGACGAGACGCTCGGCGGCATCGAGCACGCCGACGCGGCGGTGCACGACGCGATGCGGGCGGAGTTTGCGCGCTGGGACGACATCGACGTCCACTACCGGGGCACGGTCACCACCTCGGGCGGCCACGGCTTCGCCGCGATGAGCCGCAAGCGCCTGCTCGGCATCCTCCAGAGCCGCTGCGCCGAACTCGGCGTCGGGCTGCGCTTCCGGGAAGAGGCGCCGGCCGACCTCTCGGGGTACGACCTGGTCATCGCGGCCGACGGCGTCAACTCCGCGATGCGCGCGCGGTACGCCGGGACGTTCCGCCCGAGCGTCGAGACCCGCCGGTGCCGGTACATCTGGCTGGGCACGGACCTGGTCTTCGACGCCTTCAAGTTCCACGTCCTCGAAACGCCGGCCGGGATCATGCAGATCCACGGCTACCCGTACGGCCGCGACGGCAGCACGTTCATCCTCGAAGTCCAGGAGGACGTCTGGCAGCGGACGTTCGGTCCCATCGCGGCGACGTCGCTGCCGCCCGGCCAGAGCGACGAGAAGTCGATCGCGCTGATCCGCGAGCTGTGCGCCGACGTCCTGGGCGGGCACCGGATCATGGCGAACAACTCGAAGTGGGTCTCGTTCGGCACGGTCCGGTGCGAGACGTGGGTGCACGGCAACGTCGTCCTCCTCGGCGACGCCGCGCACACCGCGCACTTTTCGATCGGCTCGGGCACGAAGCTGGCCATGGAGGACGCGCTCGCGCTCGCCGCCTGCCTGCACGAAAACGACGGCGTCGCGGAGGCGCTCAAGGCGTACGAGCTGGAACGGCGTCCGGTCGTCACGTCGACGCAGCGCGCGGCGCAGGCCAGCCTGGAGTGGTTCGAGAACATCGCGCAGTACGCCCACCAGGAGCCGCCGCAGTTCGCGTTCAACCTCCTCACGCGCAGCCGCCGCGTCACCTACGACAATCTTCGCCTGCGCGACCCGGAGTTCGCGGCCGAGCTCGACCACTGGTTCGCCCGCTCGCTCGGGACGACGTCGCGGCCGCCGATGTTCCAGCCGTTCTCTTTGGGTGGGCTGGAGCTGCCGAACCGGATCATCGTGTCCCCGATGGACATGTACTCCGCGGTGGACGGCGTGCCGGGCGACTTCCACCTGGTGCACCTGGGCAGCAAGGCACTCGGCGGGGCCGGGCTGGTGATGACCGAGATGGTCTGCGTCTCCCCCGAAGGCCGGATCACACCGGGCTGCGGCGGGTTGTACACGCCGGAGCAGGAAGCGGCGTGGAAGCGGATCGTCGACTTCGTACACGCGCAGACGCCCGCACGGATTGGTGTCCAGTTAGGACACTCCGGCCGCAAAGGTTCGACGAAGCTCATGTGGGACGGTATCGACGAACCGCTCCCCTCGGGCAACTGGGAGGTCTGCGCTCCTTCGGCGCTGCCGTACTCCGAGCGGAACCAAGTCCCCCGCGAACTATCCACAACGGACCTTTCGGAGATCCGCGACCAGTTCGTCGCGTGTGCTCAAGCCGCCGCGCGCGCCGGGTTCGACGTCCTCGAGCTGCACTGCGCCCACGGCTACCTGCTGTCGTCGTTCCTCTCGCCGCTGACCAACCAGCGGACCGACTCCTATGGTGGATCACTCGAAAACCGGCTGCGCTTCCCCTTGGCAGTCTTCGACGCGGTCCGCGCCGCGTGGCCCGCTTCCCGCCCGATGACGGTCCGGATCTCCGCGACCGACTGGTGCGAAGGCGGGATCGACGCCGACGACGCCGTCGAGATCGCGCGGGCGTTCGCCGCTCACGGCGCCGCGGGCATCGACGTCTCGACCGGCCAGGTCGTCAGCGAGGAACGCCCGCAGTACGGCCGCAGTTACCAGACACCGTACGCCGACCGGATCCGCAACGAAATCGGCGAGGAGTACGGGATCGCGGTGATCGCGGTCGGCGCGATTTCCTCCTACGACGACGTCAACTCGCTGATCCTGGCCGGCCGCGCCGACCTCTGCGCGCTGGGCCGCACGCACCTGTACGATCCACAGTGGACGTTGCATGCGGCGGCCGAGCAGGGCTACCCGGTGGCGTGGCCGAAGCCGTTCGCCGCGGGCAACCGCAAGCCGCAGACGGGCCGCTCCGACGGGCCGGAGCCACGTCTCGACCTCGTCCGGTCCGGTCCGGCGGGGACCGCCCATGCTCGCTGGCGACCGGGAGCTTCGTCATGA
- a CDS encoding acyl-CoA dehydrogenase family protein gives MTFALDSAQQAFAAEVRRQAEEQLLPLAESGVEGAVNRPLLKAMGALGLLARLFPGVASGTPSRQAAATDLCILRENLATVSTEAETALALQGLGSYPILQSGQDEQVARWLPAVAAGDAVAAFALTEPDAGSDAAALSLAAEPDGDGWRLTGTKMWISNAPEADFYTVFARTTPDAGSRGVSAFVVPADRPGLGGEHLDLVSPHPIGTVTFDGVEVRRGELLGEENRGFAVAMRTLDLFRPSVGAFAVGMAQAALDATVSHTGSREAFGGPLIKQQAVAHTLAEMATRTEAARLLVYAAAGAYDAGEPNLGGRAAMAKLFATESAQFVVDSAVQLHGARALRRGHLLEHLYREVRAPRIYEGASEIQRTIIARWLASSASGRATTG, from the coding sequence ATGACTTTCGCTCTGGATTCCGCTCAGCAGGCGTTCGCCGCCGAGGTACGGCGGCAGGCCGAAGAACAGCTGCTCCCGCTCGCCGAGTCCGGTGTGGAGGGTGCGGTGAACCGCCCGCTGCTCAAGGCGATGGGCGCGCTCGGCTTGCTCGCTAGGCTCTTCCCCGGCGTCGCTTCCGGGACGCCATCGAGGCAGGCGGCGGCGACGGACCTGTGCATCCTGCGCGAGAACCTCGCCACGGTGAGCACCGAAGCCGAGACGGCGTTGGCGTTGCAGGGCCTGGGAAGCTACCCGATCCTCCAGTCCGGGCAGGACGAACAGGTGGCACGGTGGCTGCCCGCGGTGGCGGCCGGCGACGCGGTGGCGGCGTTCGCGCTGACCGAGCCGGACGCGGGTTCCGACGCGGCCGCGCTGTCACTGGCGGCGGAGCCCGACGGCGACGGCTGGCGCCTGACGGGGACGAAGATGTGGATCTCGAACGCGCCCGAGGCCGACTTCTACACGGTGTTCGCCCGCACGACACCGGACGCGGGTTCCCGCGGGGTCAGCGCGTTCGTGGTCCCGGCCGATCGCCCCGGCCTCGGCGGCGAGCACCTGGACCTGGTGAGCCCGCACCCGATCGGCACGGTCACCTTCGACGGCGTCGAGGTCCGGCGCGGGGAACTGCTCGGCGAGGAGAACCGCGGTTTCGCCGTGGCGATGCGGACCCTGGACCTGTTTCGTCCGAGCGTAGGCGCGTTCGCGGTCGGCATGGCCCAGGCGGCGTTGGACGCGACGGTGTCCCACACCGGCTCGCGAGAAGCCTTCGGCGGCCCGTTGATCAAGCAGCAGGCAGTGGCGCACACGCTGGCCGAAATGGCCACGCGCACGGAAGCGGCGAGGCTCCTGGTCTACGCGGCGGCGGGCGCGTACGACGCGGGAGAGCCGAACCTCGGCGGCCGGGCGGCGATGGCAAAGCTGTTCGCAACGGAATCGGCGCAGTTCGTCGTCGACTCGGCGGTCCAGCTTCACGGTGCCCGCGCCCTGCGTCGCGGGCACCTGCTGGAGCACCTGTACCGCGAGGTCCGGGCACCGCGGATCTACGAAGGCGCGTCGGAGATCCAACGGACGATCATCGCGCGATGGCTGGCTTCTTCGGCTTCCGGTCGAGCCACCACTGGCTGA
- a CDS encoding DUF2306 domain-containing protein: MAPLALLVAAFLAYSVPPYLTFDPALSRVPAPPGFAAHYGFLVAHILFGTIAIVGVILQIWPWLRRTHPVVHRRVGRVYVFAGAIPSALMALVIAPFSSFGPAAAGLNVVAALLWLGSTIAGWRAIRQRRYADHRKWMVRSFAMAMNTLLSRVYAPLAFLGLGPSYPKLGELIPAASTLAGTMSMLTLLLLSQWWLDRKPKKPAIAR, encoded by the coding sequence GTGGCGCCGCTCGCGCTGCTCGTCGCCGCGTTCCTCGCGTACTCGGTGCCGCCTTACCTCACCTTCGATCCCGCGCTGTCGCGGGTGCCCGCGCCGCCGGGGTTCGCCGCGCACTACGGGTTCCTCGTCGCGCACATCCTCTTCGGCACGATCGCGATCGTCGGGGTCATCCTGCAGATCTGGCCGTGGCTGCGGCGGACGCACCCGGTCGTGCACCGGCGGGTCGGGCGCGTCTACGTCTTCGCCGGCGCGATCCCGTCTGCACTGATGGCCTTGGTCATCGCCCCGTTCAGCTCGTTCGGCCCGGCCGCCGCCGGGCTGAACGTGGTCGCCGCGCTGTTGTGGCTCGGCTCCACGATCGCCGGCTGGCGGGCCATCCGGCAGCGGCGGTACGCCGACCACCGGAAGTGGATGGTCCGCAGCTTCGCGATGGCCATGAACACGCTGCTGAGCCGCGTTTATGCCCCGCTCGCGTTCCTGGGCCTCGGCCCGTCGTACCCGAAGCTGGGCGAGCTCATCCCGGCCGCGTCGACGCTGGCGGGCACGATGAGCATGCTCACCTTGCTGCTGCTCAGCCAGTGGTGGCTCGACCGGAAGCCGAAGAAGCCAGCCATCGCGCGATGA
- a CDS encoding GH1 family beta-glucosidase: MTETTAVTAEQQALIDTLPPDFRWGVATAAYQIEGAVSEDGRTPSIWDTYCQEPWAIDNNDNGDVACDHYHRMPSDIALVSELGADTYRFSVAWPRVQPRGRGGVNEAGIGFYDRLVDETLSRGITPWPTLYHWDLPQELEDAGGWPARDTAYRFADYAMLVFDRLKDRVRHWTTLNEPWCSAMHGYVHGVMAPGRRDFTAGLHAVHHLLLGHGLAVQRMRESAQRPTQFGITLNMSTADPATDSPEDVRAARQADGLGVRIYLDPLVHGRYPVDVVDDLASRGVRLPVQDGDLAAIASPLDFLGVNYYFGQQFSGVDEQGLSVDADGVPASRAVPFGEPTTAMGWEILPGKFTELLTRLGRDYPALPMYITENGSAFDDDPDSSGFVRDDRRTAYLASHIAAVAAARQAGADVRGYFAWSLLDNFEWAYGYAKRFGLIRVDYETQQRTIKQSGYFYRDTVRRVRGS; this comes from the coding sequence TTGACCGAGACCACAGCCGTGACCGCCGAGCAGCAGGCGCTGATCGACACCCTGCCGCCGGACTTCCGCTGGGGCGTGGCCACCGCCGCGTACCAGATCGAAGGCGCGGTCTCCGAAGACGGCCGGACACCGTCCATTTGGGACACTTACTGCCAGGAGCCGTGGGCGATCGACAACAACGACAACGGGGACGTGGCGTGCGACCACTACCACCGGATGCCGTCGGACATCGCCTTGGTGAGCGAACTGGGCGCGGACACCTACCGGTTTTCCGTGGCGTGGCCCCGGGTCCAGCCGCGCGGCCGCGGCGGCGTCAACGAAGCGGGAATCGGGTTCTACGACCGGCTCGTCGACGAGACGCTGAGCCGCGGGATCACGCCGTGGCCGACGCTGTACCACTGGGACCTCCCGCAGGAGCTGGAGGACGCGGGCGGCTGGCCGGCTCGCGACACGGCGTACCGGTTCGCGGACTACGCGATGCTGGTGTTCGACCGGTTGAAAGACCGGGTCCGGCACTGGACGACGCTGAACGAGCCGTGGTGCTCGGCGATGCACGGGTACGTCCACGGCGTGATGGCGCCGGGGCGGCGTGACTTCACGGCGGGGCTGCACGCGGTGCACCACCTGCTGCTCGGGCACGGGCTCGCGGTGCAGCGGATGCGGGAATCGGCACAGCGTCCCACGCAGTTCGGCATCACGCTCAACATGAGCACGGCCGACCCGGCGACGGATTCCCCCGAGGACGTCCGCGCGGCGCGTCAGGCGGACGGCCTCGGCGTCCGCATCTACCTGGACCCGCTGGTCCACGGCCGCTACCCGGTGGACGTGGTGGACGACCTGGCTTCGCGCGGAGTGCGCCTCCCGGTCCAGGACGGCGATCTGGCGGCCATTGCGTCCCCGCTGGACTTCCTCGGCGTCAACTACTACTTCGGCCAGCAGTTCTCGGGCGTGGACGAGCAAGGCCTGTCGGTGGACGCGGACGGCGTCCCGGCGTCGAGGGCGGTCCCGTTCGGCGAACCGACGACGGCGATGGGCTGGGAGATCCTCCCGGGCAAGTTCACGGAGCTGCTGACGCGGCTGGGCCGCGACTACCCGGCTCTCCCGATGTACATCACGGAGAACGGCTCGGCCTTCGACGACGACCCGGACTCATCGGGTTTCGTCCGCGACGACAGGCGAACGGCATACCTGGCATCGCACATCGCGGCCGTCGCGGCGGCACGTCAGGCCGGGGCGGACGTCCGCGGGTACTTCGCCTGGTCCCTTTTGGACAACTTCGAGTGGGCTTACGGGTACGCGAAGCGCTTCGGGCTGATCCGGGTGGACTACGAGACGCAGCAGCGGACGATCAAGCAGAGCGGCTACTTCTACCGCGACACGGTCCGCCGGGTCCGCGGCAGCTGA
- a CDS encoding ABC transporter ATP-binding protein, which translates to MMDPVLEIKGLDVDYGVGDEAVRAVRDVHLTLHHGEVLGLAGESGSGKSTLAYGLTRLLAPPGVIRGGEVIYHPADGEPYDVLRLTDRQLRDFRWAETSIVFQGAMNSLNPVHKVVTQLVDVIKAHEPRTTKAGRVARARDLLKLVGISADRLEAYPHQLSGGMRQRVMIAMALALEPRVVIMDEPTTALDVVMQRQILGQLVELRERLGFSVLFITHDLSLLVEFSDRIAIMYGGRIVEQAPAADLYRDALHPYSHGLLNSFPALRGPRRELSGIPGSPPDTRGMPSGCAFHPRCPQAFEPCPDRVPLLGTPGDPAREVACWLHPATP; encoded by the coding sequence ATGATGGACCCGGTGCTGGAGATCAAGGGCCTGGACGTCGACTACGGCGTCGGCGACGAAGCCGTGCGCGCGGTCCGGGATGTGCACCTGACGCTGCACCACGGCGAAGTCCTCGGCCTGGCCGGGGAAAGCGGCAGCGGGAAGTCCACTTTGGCCTACGGGCTGACGCGGCTGCTCGCGCCGCCAGGCGTGATCCGCGGCGGCGAGGTGATCTACCACCCCGCAGATGGCGAGCCCTACGACGTCCTTCGCCTGACGGACAGACAGCTCCGGGACTTCCGCTGGGCGGAGACGTCGATCGTGTTCCAGGGCGCGATGAACTCGCTGAACCCGGTGCACAAGGTGGTCACGCAGCTGGTCGACGTCATCAAGGCGCACGAACCGCGTACCACGAAAGCGGGCCGGGTGGCGCGAGCGCGCGACCTGCTCAAGCTGGTCGGCATCTCGGCCGACCGGCTCGAGGCGTACCCGCACCAGCTGTCCGGCGGGATGCGGCAGCGCGTGATGATCGCGATGGCGCTCGCGCTGGAGCCGCGGGTCGTCATCATGGACGAGCCGACCACCGCGCTCGACGTCGTGATGCAGCGGCAGATCCTCGGCCAGCTCGTCGAACTTCGGGAGCGGCTGGGCTTCTCGGTCCTGTTCATCACGCACGACCTTTCGCTGCTGGTGGAGTTCTCGGACCGGATCGCGATCATGTACGGCGGGCGGATCGTCGAGCAGGCGCCGGCGGCGGACCTCTACCGGGACGCGCTGCACCCGTACAGCCACGGCCTGCTGAACTCGTTCCCCGCCCTGCGGGGGCCGCGGCGCGAGCTGTCCGGGATCCCCGGATCGCCGCCGGACACGCGCGGGATGCCGTCCGGCTGCGCGTTCCACCCGCGGTGCCCCCAGGCCTTCGAGCCGTGCCCCGACCGCGTGCCGCTGCTGGGAACGCCCGGCGACCCGGCGCGCGAGGTGGCGTGCTGGCTGCACCCCGCCACTCCTTGA
- a CDS encoding ABC transporter permease has protein sequence MAVPAADVKAAQALPLEAAARRRRFRFLTGGKTGTGLAVIVFFLVIAVVGDWIAPYDPSARSSDLLESPSARHWFGTTHLGQDIFSQVVVGTRSVMLVGLAAGIVATILAVIVGVTSGYLGGTPGEGLSALSNVFLVIPALPLIIIIGSAVPAGGDILVAVIIGFTSWAWGARVLRAQTLSLRGREYVEAARATGESTWRIIFFEILPNLTAVIASSFVGTVIFAVMSEITLAFVGVSGLSNWNWGTILFWAQSQQALAQGAWWWFVPAGLAIAVLGTALSLLNFGIDEFVSPRLRGSGKARVRGADGRMHRMRVGFTPVLGREEQP, from the coding sequence ATGGCCGTACCCGCGGCGGACGTCAAGGCCGCCCAGGCCCTCCCGCTCGAAGCGGCCGCGCGCCGGCGCCGCTTCCGGTTCCTGACCGGCGGCAAGACCGGCACCGGCCTCGCCGTCATCGTCTTCTTCCTGGTGATAGCAGTCGTCGGCGACTGGATCGCGCCGTACGACCCGTCGGCGCGCAGCAGCGACCTGCTGGAGTCGCCGTCGGCGCGGCACTGGTTCGGCACCACCCACCTCGGCCAGGACATCTTCAGCCAGGTCGTGGTCGGCACGCGCAGCGTCATGCTGGTCGGGCTGGCCGCCGGGATCGTGGCGACGATCCTCGCGGTGATCGTCGGGGTGACGTCCGGCTACCTCGGCGGCACCCCGGGGGAAGGTCTCTCGGCACTGTCCAATGTGTTCTTGGTGATTCCCGCGCTGCCGCTGATCATCATCATCGGCAGCGCGGTGCCCGCCGGCGGCGACATCCTGGTGGCGGTGATCATCGGCTTCACGTCATGGGCGTGGGGCGCGCGAGTCCTCAGAGCACAGACGCTTTCGTTGCGCGGTCGCGAATACGTCGAGGCGGCCCGGGCGACCGGCGAGTCGACGTGGCGGATCATCTTCTTCGAAATCCTGCCGAACCTGACCGCGGTGATCGCGTCCAGCTTCGTCGGTACGGTGATCTTCGCGGTGATGTCGGAGATCACGCTCGCGTTCGTCGGCGTCTCCGGGCTGTCCAACTGGAACTGGGGCACGATCCTGTTCTGGGCACAGAGCCAGCAGGCCCTCGCCCAGGGCGCGTGGTGGTGGTTCGTGCCGGCCGGGCTGGCCATCGCCGTCCTCGGCACGGCGTTGTCCCTGCTCAACTTCGGCATCGACGAGTTCGTCAGCCCGCGGCTGCGCGGCAGCGGCAAGGCCCGCGTGCGCGGCGCGGACGGGCGGATGCATCGCATGCGCGTGGGCTTCACGCCCGTGCTCGGGCGGGAGGAACAACCATGA
- a CDS encoding ABC transporter permease produces the protein MRFLLQRFAFYVFTAWAAVTINFFIPRLIPGDPVQSLIAKNQGMISADAIQSLYVLFGLDKNESLISQYFDYWGQLFRGDLGISFTFFPTPVSDLLTDSLPWTIILVGITTVVGFAIGTGLGVVAGWKRGSWVDGLLPVTTFLSSIPYFWLGLIALTLLAGPGSFFPSSGGYDPGTIPGWDGTFVGSAIQHSLLPALTILISSMGSWILGMRNMMVTVASEDYVTVAHAKGLSERRVMVGYAARNALLPSVSGFALALGFIVGGTLLVEIVFSYPGVGYQLFQAVGSQDYPLMQGIFLIITLSVLVANLFADVAYLALDPRTRKEG, from the coding sequence ATGAGGTTCCTGCTGCAGCGGTTCGCCTTCTACGTCTTCACCGCGTGGGCTGCCGTCACCATCAACTTCTTCATCCCGCGACTGATCCCGGGTGACCCGGTGCAGTCACTGATCGCCAAGAACCAGGGCATGATCAGCGCGGACGCGATCCAGTCGCTGTATGTCCTCTTCGGACTCGACAAGAACGAAAGCCTGATCTCCCAGTACTTCGACTACTGGGGCCAGCTCTTCCGCGGCGACCTCGGGATCTCGTTCACGTTCTTCCCGACACCGGTGTCCGACCTGCTCACCGACAGTCTGCCGTGGACGATCATCCTGGTCGGCATCACCACGGTCGTCGGCTTCGCGATCGGCACCGGGCTCGGCGTGGTCGCCGGCTGGAAGCGCGGCTCGTGGGTCGACGGCCTGCTGCCGGTGACGACGTTCCTCTCGTCGATCCCGTACTTCTGGCTCGGCCTGATCGCGCTGACGCTGCTGGCCGGCCCGGGCAGTTTCTTCCCGTCGTCCGGCGGCTACGACCCGGGCACCATCCCGGGCTGGGACGGGACGTTCGTCGGCAGCGCGATCCAGCACAGCCTGCTGCCCGCGCTCACCATCCTGATCAGCTCGATGGGCAGCTGGATCCTGGGCATGCGCAACATGATGGTCACCGTCGCCTCGGAGGACTACGTGACCGTCGCGCACGCCAAGGGCCTGTCGGAACGCCGGGTGATGGTCGGTTACGCGGCACGCAACGCGTTGCTGCCGAGCGTGTCCGGCTTCGCGCTCGCCCTCGGCTTCATCGTCGGCGGCACGCTGCTGGTGGAGATCGTCTTCTCCTACCCCGGCGTCGGCTACCAGCTGTTCCAGGCCGTCGGCTCGCAGGACTACCCGCTGATGCAGGGCATCTTCCTGATCATCACGCTGTCGGTGCTGGTGGCGAACCTGTTCGCCGACGTCGCCTACCTGGCGCTCGACCCGCGCACCCGGAAGGAGGGCTGA
- a CDS encoding ABC transporter ATP-binding protein gives MTTEQSPSGPTAAGPEGDLPVVLEAAGLAKHFPVRRKGRAALTGPRRAVQAVDDVSLTLRRGHVTALVGESGSGKSTVARLLAGLYPRTGGDIRLHGETVNIKRGKVFRAYARRVQMIFQDPFASLNPVHTVRYHLTRALKIHGRVGDDLEKSLHELLTRVQMTPPERYIDKFPHELSGGQRQRVAIARALGANPEALLADEPVSMLDVSIRLGVLNLLRDLKERLHLAILYITHDIASARYFADETMVMYAGRMVEGGDSETITQRPAHPYTRLLIESAPDPDRIAGGGAPGETPAERGSGEPPSLIDPPPGCRFHPRCPVAMERCKTDLPPRFDVGDAPGHWAACWLYDGAAR, from the coding sequence GTGACGACCGAGCAGTCCCCCTCCGGCCCCACCGCTGCCGGGCCGGAGGGGGACCTCCCCGTGGTCCTCGAAGCCGCGGGACTCGCGAAACACTTCCCGGTCCGCCGCAAGGGCCGGGCCGCGCTGACCGGCCCGCGCCGCGCTGTCCAGGCCGTCGACGACGTGAGCCTGACGCTCCGGCGCGGCCACGTCACCGCGCTGGTCGGCGAGTCCGGCTCGGGCAAGTCGACGGTCGCGAGGCTGCTCGCGGGCCTCTACCCGCGCACCGGCGGCGACATCCGGCTGCACGGCGAGACGGTGAACATCAAGCGCGGCAAGGTGTTCCGCGCTTACGCCCGCCGGGTGCAGATGATCTTCCAGGACCCGTTCGCGTCGCTGAATCCGGTGCACACCGTGCGCTACCACCTGACGCGGGCGCTGAAGATCCACGGCCGGGTGGGAGACGACCTCGAGAAGTCGCTGCACGAGCTGCTCACCCGCGTCCAGATGACGCCGCCCGAGCGGTACATCGACAAGTTCCCGCACGAGCTGTCCGGCGGCCAGCGCCAGCGCGTCGCGATCGCGCGGGCGCTCGGCGCGAACCCGGAGGCGCTGCTGGCCGACGAGCCGGTGTCCATGTTGGACGTCTCCATCCGGCTCGGCGTGCTGAACCTGTTGCGGGATCTGAAGGAACGCCTGCACCTGGCGATCCTGTACATCACGCACGACATCGCGTCAGCGCGTTACTTCGCCGACGAGACGATGGTGATGTACGCGGGCCGGATGGTCGAAGGCGGCGACAGCGAGACCATCACCCAACGGCCGGCGCACCCGTACACCCGGCTGCTCATCGAATCCGCCCCCGACCCGGACCGGATCGCGGGCGGGGGCGCTCCCGGGGAGACGCCGGCCGAACGCGGGTCCGGCGAACCGCCGAGCCTGATCGACCCGCCGCCGGGCTGCCGGTTCCACCCGCGCTGCCCGGTCGCGATGGAGCGGTGCAAGACCGACCTGCCGCCGCGGTTCGACGTCGGCGACGCACCCGGTCATTGGGCCGCGTGCTGGCTCTACGATGGAGCCGCCCGATGA